One genomic region from Acidimicrobiales bacterium encodes:
- the ftsH gene encoding ATP-dependent zinc metalloprotease FtsH encodes MAFTLLLIGLTAYVGATSTPAPQPTKLIYSALLSDVANGQVKSVEINQSSGKIDGTFLDGKKFTAQGPPGGLPESDLTLLDSHHVQRSYATSSSSGSLWSSILMWVFPLGLIALFFVWMSRRAQKSLGGLSGWSRSKAKVHVTDRPSTTFDDVAGYEAVKQELGEIVRFLKEPNQFRAIGARIPKGVLLVGPPGTGKTLFARAIAGEAGVPFITITGSEFMEMFVGVGAARVRDLFETARQNKPAIIFVDEIDAIGRKRGAGLGGGHDEREQTLNQLLSEMDGFEGQEGIILLAATNRPDILDPALMRAGRFDRQVVIPLPTLDERTAILGVHCRGKQMGSDVRLDALARGTPGMSGADLENLVNEAALIAVRRGSDRIETVDLDSARERVLVGLRRTSVVLSREEKRIVAYHEAGHALLAHLLPHADPLHKVSILPTGMALGATQQLPVEERQIEQLPYLQDALAVRLGGRAAEEVVFGIPSTGAQDDLVSATELASRMVREWGMSKRIGNMAWGPMGPVFLGEDLVHSRDYSDETARVIDIEIERILSEQAQRAKNVLAMHRPALDAIASALIEQESLDRPDIERILTEVEPLSLVEGHEGHTEEESDVAMVEQSQAAGTAVRTLPGDGSSPRRTLQPVPTGDVRGRRDHQTMGKAPHEARHPGP; translated from the coding sequence GTGGCGTTCACCCTGCTGCTCATCGGGCTCACCGCCTATGTGGGCGCGACTTCGACGCCGGCGCCCCAGCCGACGAAACTCATCTACTCGGCCCTACTCTCCGACGTTGCGAACGGCCAGGTGAAATCCGTCGAGATCAACCAGTCCAGCGGCAAGATCGACGGGACCTTCCTCGACGGCAAGAAGTTCACCGCGCAGGGGCCGCCGGGCGGCCTGCCCGAATCCGACCTGACTCTGCTGGACAGTCACCACGTGCAACGCAGCTATGCCACGTCCAGCAGCTCCGGCAGTCTGTGGTCGAGCATCCTGATGTGGGTTTTCCCACTCGGGCTGATCGCGCTCTTCTTCGTGTGGATGTCACGCCGCGCCCAGAAATCTCTGGGCGGCTTGTCGGGCTGGTCGCGTTCGAAGGCAAAAGTGCACGTGACGGATCGGCCCTCGACGACCTTCGATGACGTAGCCGGCTACGAGGCGGTGAAGCAAGAACTCGGTGAGATCGTCCGCTTCTTGAAGGAGCCCAACCAGTTCAGAGCGATCGGCGCGCGAATCCCCAAAGGTGTACTGCTTGTCGGCCCACCCGGAACCGGCAAGACACTGTTCGCCCGGGCGATCGCCGGAGAAGCCGGTGTTCCCTTCATCACGATCACGGGCTCTGAGTTCATGGAGATGTTCGTGGGAGTCGGCGCCGCTCGCGTCCGCGACCTGTTCGAGACCGCACGCCAGAACAAGCCGGCGATCATCTTCGTGGATGAGATCGACGCCATCGGGCGCAAGCGCGGGGCGGGTCTCGGAGGTGGCCACGACGAACGCGAGCAGACCCTGAACCAGTTGCTGTCGGAGATGGACGGCTTCGAAGGCCAGGAGGGAATCATCCTGCTCGCTGCAACCAACCGGCCAGACATACTCGATCCAGCCCTCATGCGGGCGGGACGGTTCGATCGCCAGGTGGTCATACCGCTGCCAACCCTCGATGAGAGGACCGCCATCCTGGGGGTGCACTGCCGCGGGAAGCAGATGGGATCCGACGTCCGGCTCGACGCCTTGGCGCGGGGGACCCCCGGGATGAGCGGAGCGGATCTCGAGAACCTTGTCAACGAGGCCGCCCTGATCGCCGTCAGACGCGGGAGCGACCGGATAGAGACGGTCGATCTGGATTCCGCCCGTGAGCGGGTACTGGTCGGACTGCGCCGCACCTCTGTGGTGCTCAGCCGGGAGGAGAAGCGAATCGTCGCCTACCACGAGGCCGGCCACGCCCTGCTGGCTCACCTGCTGCCCCACGCCGACCCGTTGCACAAGGTGAGCATCCTTCCGACAGGCATGGCTCTCGGTGCCACACAGCAGCTGCCGGTTGAAGAGAGGCAAATCGAGCAGTTGCCATACCTCCAGGATGCTCTGGCAGTCCGCCTCGGCGGGCGCGCAGCGGAAGAGGTGGTATTCGGCATTCCCTCGACGGGAGCCCAGGACGACCTCGTATCCGCCACTGAGCTCGCCAGCCGCATGGTTCGGGAGTGGGGAATGTCGAAGCGGATCGGCAACATGGCGTGGGGACCGATGGGACCCGTGTTCCTCGGCGAGGACCTCGTCCACTCCCGCGATTACTCGGACGAGACAGCGAGGGTAATCGACATCGAGATCGAACGGATCCTTTCCGAACAGGCGCAACGGGCGAAGAACGTTCTAGCCATGCATCGACCGGCACTGGACGCCATCGCATCTGCGCTCATCGAGCAGGAATCTCTGGATCGGCCGGATATCGAGCGGATCCTGACAGAAGTAGAGCCGCTGTCCTTAGTGGAAGGGCATGAAGGGCATACAGAGGAGGAATCAGATGTCGCCATGGTGGAGCAGTCACAAGCGGCAGGCACGGCCGTGCGAACGTTGCCGGGAGACGGCAGCTCTCCACGACGGACTCTGCAGCCGGTGCCGACGGGAGACGTCCGGGGACGTCGAGATCACCAGACCATGGGCAAGGCGCCGCACGAGGCCAGGCACCCCGGACCTTGA
- a CDS encoding site-2 protease family protein has protein sequence MSASRNRKPFRWSIPLGRIAGIRIAVHVSFFVLVALFAVAESQPGGLGVRDGLLWLAVIFGCVLLHELAHSVVARSKGLVVNSIILLPIGGVSQIEKMPDAWQDELEIAGAGPLVSLLLAVVAAVAALASGRSLLPVNIYGGALLPRLAWLNLVLGLFNLLPAFPLDGGRVLRALLERRGDVGQATRTAARFGRGLGVAMVIVGIFWNLWLIVIGVVVYLAATQEENLAAVHSRLRGHAVRQFMRSPVTTVDAGQPVESLARWWRGPQVVTRDGLYYGMIDTSEIDPAGSQEVVGDLADRSVPVLGPNDDLGRSALDLLLSSGYRVLPVVEEGRVVGVLVVDDVGSWLRRAA, from the coding sequence ATGTCCGCATCGCGGAACCGGAAGCCGTTTCGCTGGTCGATCCCTCTCGGGAGGATCGCCGGGATCCGGATAGCCGTGCATGTCAGTTTCTTCGTGCTGGTGGCTCTGTTCGCCGTCGCCGAGTCTCAGCCGGGCGGGCTCGGTGTCCGCGACGGGCTCCTGTGGTTGGCCGTGATATTCGGGTGCGTCCTCCTGCACGAGCTCGCTCACAGCGTCGTTGCCCGCTCGAAAGGTCTCGTAGTCAACTCGATCATCCTGCTGCCCATCGGTGGCGTGTCGCAGATCGAGAAGATGCCCGACGCCTGGCAGGACGAGCTCGAGATCGCTGGGGCAGGTCCGCTCGTCAGCCTCTTGCTTGCCGTCGTGGCAGCGGTCGCTGCCCTTGCGAGCGGAAGGAGCCTGTTGCCGGTGAACATCTACGGTGGCGCGCTCTTACCGCGGCTGGCCTGGCTGAACCTGGTCCTGGGGTTGTTCAACTTGCTCCCGGCGTTCCCGCTCGACGGGGGGCGCGTCCTGCGAGCCCTGCTGGAGAGGCGCGGCGATGTCGGTCAGGCAACCCGTACGGCGGCGCGGTTCGGGCGGGGACTGGGCGTCGCGATGGTGATTGTCGGAATCTTCTGGAACCTCTGGTTGATCGTGATCGGTGTGGTCGTCTACCTGGCTGCCACCCAGGAGGAGAACTTGGCCGCCGTTCACAGCCGCCTCCGCGGTCACGCCGTGCGCCAATTCATGCGCTCGCCAGTGACGACCGTCGATGCCGGGCAGCCGGTCGAAAGCCTGGCGCGATGGTGGCGGGGACCTCAGGTCGTGACCCGCGACGGGCTGTACTACGGCATGATTGACACGTCGGAAATCGACCCTGCCGGTTCGCAGGAGGTGGTGGGGGATCTGGCTGACCGGAGCGTTCCCGTCCTCGGCCCGAACGACGATCTCGGGCGCTCGGCGCTCGACCTTCTGCTCAGCAGTGGTTACCGGGTCCTGCCGGTCGTCGAGGAGGGCAGAGTCGTGGGCGTTCTCGTCGTCGACGATGTCGGCTCCTGGCTGCGGAGAGCCGCGTAA
- a CDS encoding L,D-transpeptidase — protein MVVSALGELWRPKFFNSGFAIHGDSYVPPVPVSHGCVRVGNEAIDWIWAQNLAPLGTAVWVY, from the coding sequence CTGGTCGTGTCTGCCTTGGGCGAACTGTGGAGACCGAAGTTCTTCAACTCCGGGTTCGCCATCCACGGCGACTCGTACGTGCCGCCCGTCCCGGTGTCTCACGGGTGCGTGCGGGTGGGCAACGAAGCGATCGACTGGATCTGGGCGCAGAACCTGGCGCCGCTGGGGACAGCGGTGTGGGTCTACTGA
- a CDS encoding CBS domain-containing protein, translated as MSQCHDTYEDLRGVTASLPVRATDLMTPNPVVVEPTATVKDIAQAMLHHDVRTVPVIDVGDRLVGVVSEADLICREGYPTVRHHNLAAFVAGLPPDDAGRWTVRSEGLTAEEVMTTGVVTCQADEPVGAVARRMLERDVRTVPVIDQSRLVGVLSRHDILRMFVRPDGEVRQHISRILDTPAWGPGHDVSAEVRDGVVVLSGTVEHPVDASVICSVVGQVPGVIEVVDRIIAEAELDRLALGRSSD; from the coding sequence ATGAGCCAGTGTCACGACACATACGAGGATCTTCGTGGCGTGACGGCAAGCCTGCCTGTCCGAGCCACCGATCTCATGACACCGAATCCTGTCGTGGTCGAACCCACCGCCACGGTGAAAGACATCGCCCAAGCGATGCTCCACCACGATGTCCGCACGGTTCCGGTGATCGACGTCGGCGACCGGCTGGTCGGCGTGGTCAGCGAAGCCGACCTGATCTGCCGGGAGGGATACCCGACGGTCCGTCACCACAACCTGGCGGCATTCGTCGCAGGTCTGCCTCCAGACGATGCCGGGCGCTGGACCGTTCGTTCCGAGGGTCTGACCGCCGAGGAGGTCATGACCACCGGCGTGGTCACCTGCCAGGCGGACGAGCCCGTCGGTGCGGTAGCCAGGCGGATGCTCGAGCGGGACGTCCGGACGGTGCCGGTGATCGACCAGAGTCGGCTCGTGGGCGTGCTGTCCCGCCACGACATCCTTCGAATGTTCGTACGCCCGGACGGCGAGGTCCGGCAGCACATCTCCCGGATTCTGGACACTCCGGCGTGGGGTCCCGGCCACGATGTCAGCGCCGAGGTGCGTGACGGCGTGGTCGTCCTGTCGGGGACGGTGGAACATCCAGTGGACGCATCGGTGATCTGCAGTGTTGTCGGACAGGTCCCCGGCGTGATCGAGGTCGTGGACCGCATCATCGCCGAAGCCGAACTCGATCGACTTGCGCTGGGCCGTTCGAGTGACTGA
- a CDS encoding PAS domain S-box protein → MNEPEHLQGDKTGAFAGFDRGSRRAEPELLGAVMSLIPDAAVAVGGDGVIVLANEQAERLFGYPPGSLTGNPMEALVPERRRSRHRGHRVSFTAAAEPRAMGAGLELSGRRFDGTEIPVDISLAPIDTAVGQLVIAGIRDMSEQMRAQAVQAELATLVRSSFDAIVSTTLDGHISSWNPAAQTLLGYSVDHIIGQHISVLVPAEESLALEELLDAASRGVQVAARDTRWRDRAGKAINVEITVSPLEDQTGRLRGFSAILRDVSERKRVERELNRLLQEEERLQRGYAASAEIRLALLSETTLEGCLTLICERASELVDAPVAAICIRRDDTTRVVAGSGPASTLVGSVLPQGRSFAEKVIESGHPLEADTRSEISNAEVPDDMPGGPTFGVPIVSAEGRSPSAALTFVRPAGAREFEPAVRLLAEALAAQAALAFELDGAQRRKQEMLLLTDRDRIARNLYSQVIHNLFAAGLQLQGSMRLISYSEANEMVSAAVQAIDTAIRDIRNTIFELSSDTNREPLG, encoded by the coding sequence ATGAACGAGCCCGAACACCTCCAAGGGGATAAAACGGGCGCGTTCGCCGGGTTCGACAGGGGCTCGCGACGAGCCGAGCCGGAGTTGCTCGGCGCGGTCATGTCCCTCATCCCCGATGCCGCGGTGGCTGTGGGCGGAGACGGTGTGATCGTCTTGGCCAACGAGCAGGCGGAGCGCCTCTTCGGCTACCCGCCAGGGTCGCTCACCGGCAATCCCATGGAGGCGCTGGTGCCCGAGCGGCGACGGAGCCGCCACAGAGGGCACCGGGTGTCCTTCACCGCCGCCGCCGAGCCGCGTGCCATGGGAGCAGGGCTCGAGCTCAGCGGGCGCCGCTTCGACGGAACCGAGATTCCTGTGGACATCAGCCTCGCGCCAATCGACACTGCCGTTGGGCAGCTGGTGATAGCGGGGATTCGGGACATGAGCGAGCAGATGCGCGCCCAGGCGGTGCAGGCGGAGCTCGCCACGCTGGTGCGCTCGTCGTTTGACGCGATCGTGTCGACCACCCTCGACGGGCACATTTCCAGTTGGAACCCCGCGGCGCAGACTCTGCTGGGTTACTCCGTCGACCACATCATCGGCCAGCACATCTCGGTCCTGGTTCCCGCGGAGGAGTCCCTTGCCCTCGAGGAGCTCCTAGATGCCGCGTCCCGAGGAGTCCAGGTCGCTGCCAGGGACACCAGGTGGCGCGATCGCGCTGGGAAGGCGATCAATGTCGAGATCACCGTGTCGCCGCTCGAGGACCAGACCGGCAGGCTGCGCGGCTTCTCGGCGATCCTTCGCGACGTCTCGGAGCGCAAGCGTGTAGAGCGAGAGTTGAACAGGCTCCTTCAGGAAGAGGAACGCCTGCAGCGGGGCTACGCTGCCTCGGCGGAAATCAGGCTCGCCTTGCTTTCCGAGACCACGCTGGAGGGGTGCCTGACGCTCATCTGCGAGCGGGCGTCCGAGTTGGTAGATGCGCCCGTGGCGGCCATCTGCATCAGACGCGACGATACAACCCGGGTGGTCGCCGGGTCAGGACCGGCCTCCACGCTCGTTGGCTCGGTGCTCCCCCAAGGTCGGTCTTTCGCAGAGAAAGTGATCGAGTCCGGCCATCCTCTCGAAGCGGACACACGCAGCGAGATCTCGAACGCGGAAGTCCCCGACGACATGCCGGGCGGACCGACGTTCGGTGTCCCGATCGTGTCTGCGGAAGGCCGCTCCCCCTCCGCAGCCCTGACATTCGTCCGGCCTGCCGGCGCCCGAGAGTTCGAACCGGCCGTACGGTTGCTGGCGGAAGCCTTGGCAGCTCAGGCAGCCCTGGCCTTCGAACTGGACGGAGCCCAGCGGCGGAAGCAGGAGATGCTCCTGCTGACCGACAGGGACCGCATCGCGCGAAACCTTTACAGCCAGGTCATACACAACTTGTTCGCCGCGGGCCTTCAACTGCAGGGATCCATGCGTCTCATCTCCTACAGCGAGGCTAACGAGATGGTGTCGGCAGCGGTACAAGCCATCGATACCGCGATCCGGGATATCCGCAACACGATCTTCGAGCTGTCATCCGACACGAACCGAGAACCTCTCGGCTAG
- a CDS encoding TIGR00730 family Rossman fold protein — protein MTDQVTPQISRRRRGRVTSGLGDPTTADSALLATRADVHEDAWRALRITAEFVEGFDALAHIPPAISVFGSARIAPGCPAYEAARTFGRLAAQVGFAIITGGGPGIMEGANRGCSDAGGVSVGCNIELPFEQKLNPYVNLGIDFRYFFARKTMFVRYAEAFVVFPGGFGTLDELFEALTLAQTGKILHFPVVLMDRSYWSGLEEWITKRVLGDGHVSPEDTNLFHTCDSPEEALRHIVSVLQQRVPGLQSHVDPSKGDAQ, from the coding sequence GTGACTGATCAGGTGACTCCGCAGATATCCCGCCGGCGGCGCGGGCGGGTCACTTCCGGCCTGGGTGATCCGACGACTGCAGACTCGGCACTGCTTGCCACCAGGGCCGATGTTCACGAGGACGCGTGGAGGGCACTGCGGATAACGGCGGAGTTCGTGGAAGGATTCGACGCCCTCGCCCATATCCCGCCGGCGATAAGTGTGTTCGGGTCCGCCCGCATCGCCCCGGGATGCCCGGCTTACGAGGCAGCTCGAACATTCGGCCGGTTGGCAGCCCAAGTGGGCTTCGCCATCATCACCGGCGGCGGCCCGGGGATCATGGAGGGAGCCAATCGCGGCTGCAGCGACGCCGGAGGAGTGTCCGTCGGATGCAACATCGAGCTGCCCTTCGAACAGAAGCTGAACCCGTACGTCAACCTGGGGATCGACTTCCGGTACTTCTTCGCGCGCAAGACGATGTTCGTCCGCTACGCCGAAGCCTTCGTGGTCTTCCCCGGAGGCTTCGGGACACTTGACGAGCTGTTCGAGGCCCTGACCTTGGCTCAGACCGGCAAGATCCTGCATTTTCCCGTGGTCCTCATGGACCGCTCCTACTGGTCAGGACTCGAGGAGTGGATCACGAAAAGGGTCCTCGGAGACGGTCACGTGTCCCCTGAGGACACCAACCTCTTCCATACCTGCGACAGCCCCGAGGAAGCGCTCCGACACATCGTCTCGGTCCTCCAGCAGCGGGTGCCCGGGCTTCAGAGCCACGTCGATCCATCCAAAGGGGACGCACAGTAG
- a CDS encoding DUF1918 domain-containing protein, with protein sequence MQASVGDRIVIKGHHIGEPDRDCEVLEARGADGGPPYLVRWGDSGHEGLYFPGSDASVQHFEHHGA encoded by the coding sequence GTGCAGGCAAGCGTCGGAGATCGGATTGTCATCAAGGGCCACCACATCGGGGAGCCAGATCGGGACTGCGAGGTACTCGAGGCGCGGGGAGCGGATGGAGGACCCCCCTATCTGGTGCGCTGGGGCGACTCAGGCCACGAGGGGTTGTACTTCCCCGGATCGGACGCTTCGGTTCAGCATTTCGAGCACCACGGCGCCTGA
- a CDS encoding zinc-dependent alcohol dehydrogenase family protein: protein MCTVNTRRLGIDQGLRSPLNRFAELPARQWREPVQVQAWIVERPSPVDEGPLRLVERAVPVPGPGQMRVRVRACGVCRTDLHLAEGDLPPRHRGVVPGHEIVGVVDRLGEGAGRFAEGDRVGIAWLRGTCGRCRFCRAGSENLCIQPSFTGWDADGGFAEYAVVDERYAYRLPDDFSDTDVAPLLCAGIIGYRALRRTNLPRFGRLGIYGFGASAHLAAQIAIREGATVHVLTRSQDARQLALELGAASVGDATDSPPEPLDAAILFAPVGTLVPVGLSALDRGGTLVVAGIHLTDIPSLSYERHLFEERTLTSVTANTRSDGEELLLAAGRLHIDVTTTPYPFAEADRALSDLAHDRVRGAAVIVVEGAA, encoded by the coding sequence ATGTGCACAGTCAATACTCGGAGGCTCGGGATCGATCAGGGTCTAAGGTCACCTCTGAACAGGTTCGCAGAATTACCTGCCCGCCAATGGCGCGAACCTGTTCAGGTGCAAGCTTGGATCGTCGAGCGACCATCACCCGTCGATGAGGGTCCCCTCAGGCTCGTGGAACGAGCGGTGCCTGTGCCCGGCCCCGGACAGATGCGGGTGCGGGTCCGAGCCTGTGGAGTCTGCCGGACGGACCTCCATCTGGCCGAAGGAGACCTGCCTCCGCGTCATCGGGGCGTGGTGCCGGGCCACGAGATCGTAGGTGTCGTCGATCGTCTGGGCGAGGGGGCCGGCAGATTCGCGGAAGGGGATCGGGTCGGGATCGCGTGGCTGCGCGGGACGTGCGGTCGGTGCCGGTTCTGCCGGGCGGGCAGCGAGAACCTGTGCATCCAGCCGAGTTTCACCGGTTGGGACGCCGATGGAGGGTTCGCCGAGTACGCCGTCGTCGATGAGCGGTATGCCTACCGCCTGCCCGATGACTTCTCCGATACCGATGTGGCGCCGCTCCTGTGCGCCGGCATCATCGGCTACCGCGCGTTGAGGCGTACGAACCTCCCACGCTTCGGGCGCCTCGGGATCTACGGCTTCGGTGCGTCGGCGCATCTGGCAGCGCAGATCGCCATTCGGGAAGGTGCGACCGTGCACGTCCTGACCCGGTCGCAAGACGCACGGCAGCTCGCTCTCGAACTCGGCGCTGCATCCGTCGGCGACGCCACGGACAGCCCTCCCGAGCCCCTTGACGCCGCCATCCTGTTCGCCCCGGTGGGCACCCTGGTGCCCGTGGGGCTCAGCGCGCTCGATCGTGGGGGGACTCTCGTGGTGGCCGGGATTCACCTGACCGACATCCCCAGCCTCTCCTACGAACGCCATCTCTTCGAGGAGCGGACTCTCACGAGTGTCACGGCCAACACCAGGTCCGACGGAGAGGAGCTGCTCCTCGCCGCTGGACGCCTGCACATCGACGTCACCACGACCCCCTACCCGTTTGCGGAGGCCGACCGGGCACTGTCCGACCTCGCGCACGACCGGGTTCGCGGTGCCGCGGTGATTGTCGTGGAAGGCGCAGCATGA